The genome window TGGAAGATAAGTCGGGCTGCATCTGGATTGGCTCCCGAGGTGGTGGAGTCACCCGGCTGACAGTGGACAAACCGGATAACAACCAAAAAGGCATTCCTCCCCTCGATCACCCGACCGGCATCCTCAAGAAGGAGACGTTTACAACCGCGGACGGTCTGGCGAGTGATTCCAGTTCTCCCGTTTTGTTCGATCGCGAGGGCACTCTCTGGGTGCTGGGGCAGGCGAGCCTCAGTTGCTACCGAAACGGACGATTCCAAATCGTGCGCTCCGAGCAGGGATTCCCCGATGATTCGGTGTCGGGAGCCATCGAGGATGGGTTGGGACATGTTTGGCTCACCGGAAGGAAGGGGATCCACCGAGTCTCTCCGTCCGAACTGAGGGCGTTCTTCGACGGGAAAACACCACGTATTTCCTCCCTGACCCTGGGCGTACCTGAGGGCCTTTTGACGCCTGAATGTGCAACGGCGCGAAACCCCACCTTGGCCAGGACGCCTGATAACCACATCTGGGTGGCGACCCGTAACGGGCTGGCCACTTTTGATCCGCGACGGGTCGACCTGCAAACGCAGCCCCTGCCGATCGTCATCGAGCGCTTGCTCGTCAACAAGCGGGAGTTCGCGTTTACGGCCCACAACGCCGTTGGTTCTGACGTGTCCGCGGAGCCACAATCCGATGGCGAAAACCTTCAATTTGAGTTGCCCGAAGGGTCGGGGCGCCAGCTGGAAATCCACTTTGCAGCCATCTGCCTCACCCGGTTGGAAGGCATTACCTTTCGCTATCGCCTGGACGGCTACGACAGCGAATGGTCGGAGCCGGGGCATCTGCGGGCTGCGTTTTACATGAATCTGAAACCGGGAAACTACCGCTTCCGAGTCCAAGGAACCCGAAACCGCGGCCAATGGAGCGAGAGGGAATCTATTCTGGATTTTACCATCGCACCTTATTTCTGGGAAACCCGTCTCTTCCTAGGCTTGGTCATCGTCGGCATAATCTTGGCGGTCCTGGGATTGCATTGGCGGCGGGTGGTCGCGCTCAGCCAGCAGCATGACTTGCAGCGGAGAGAAGCCATGGCCGCGGAGCGCGTCCGGATTGCATCCGACCTTCACGATGACCTCGGTCCCACCCTGACCAAGATCGCCATTTTAGGGGAATCCGCCAAGCTCCAATCCCCCTCGGGATCGCCGGCTGTTCCGACGTTGGACCGCATCGCCCGAAACGCTCGCGAGCTGGCCGCCAGCATCAGCGACCTCAACTGGGCTACGAATCCAAGTTACGATAGTCTTGAGAATCTTGCGGCTTATCTCCGGGAGCAGGTCGCTCGGCAGCTCGAGGACAGCGGGGTCCGCATGAAGCTCGATTTTCAGGAATCCTTACCCGCGATGAGCCTCTCCTCGACCTTCCGCCGCAACATCATCCTCATGGCGAAGGAGGCGATCAACAATGCGCTGCGACACTCCGGAGCGAGTGAGATTGCCGTGACGCTGGCGGTCATCGATAACCGGATGCTGCAACTGACCATCCGGGACAATGGTTGTGGAATGACCCTGTTGCCATCACCTGGCCATTCCGGCAACGGGACCGCCAATCTCATTCGTCGCGCCAAGGAACTCCACGGCACCACCACCATCCAATCGGAGCCCGGAAGCTTTACCCGCGTGCATGTTTCCGTCCCGTTGGTGGCTCCCGATTGAGGGGTCTCACACTCAGATGCCCCATCGCCACACCCCCCGTTCGCCGGAGTTCCGGAGGCCGAAGCCGAGAACCCGCCGGGTTCAAAGAGATAAGCTGGGGTGTGGAGCGCAGCGCCCCCCCCGGTCTGTCAGCCCCCTATTCAGCAGCACCCTGAAAGCCGTGCCACCCGTCGGGACCACGCACGGTTTTCGGCTGGCTAAATCACCGGAGCCTGCTAGCGTTCAAGCTGTCGCCACGACTTTATTTGACCGTATCAAAACTCGTTATGCAGGACATCACTCAACTACTCCGGGCAACGGAACGGGGGGACGTCCATGCGGCCGAGGCTTTGCTGGTGGAGGTGTACCAGGAACTCCGTCGCACGGCGGCTTACAAGATGGCGGGGGGCCCTGCGGGCCAGACGCTTCAGCCAACGGCATTGGTGCATGAAGCCTGGCTTCGACTCGGACCGCCCGGAGAACGACGCTGGGACAATCGAGGTCATTTTTTCGCGGCAGCGGCGGAGGCCATGCGCAACATCCTGATCGACAAGGCGCGTCGCCGTCGGCGGATTCGTCATGGAGGCGAGCAAGACCGGGTGGAGTTCGACGAGCTGGAACTCGTTGCCCCCGAGGCCGACGAACGGATGCTGCAGGTCCACGACGCGTTGGACCAGTTGGCCGGCATGGATCCCATCAAGGCCGAAGTCGTCAAGTTGCGCTTCTTCGTGGGCTTCACCGATCGGGAGGTCGCCGAGGCGCTCGGGCTTTCTGAACGCACGGTGGAACGTCACTGGGCCTATGCCAAGGCCTGGCTGATTCAAGCGATTCGGGAGTCGGCGTGAACGGCTTGATCCTTTTCCACCGTTGGGCGGCAGGCCGGATTCGACCGAGCTGACGCTTTTTCTGGGCTGAGCTGTCGGCTTTGACCTCAAAACGACGTATGGAGGATGGACGCATGATGTCGCGCGATACCTCAGAATCGGCTTCGGTCGAGGAAGCCCTCTTTCATGCCGCCCGATTGCTACCCGATCGGACGGCTCGGGAGGCGTTCCTAGCGGCTGCCTGCCAGGGCCGGTCGGAGTTGCGCGGGCGGGTGGAAGGTTTGCTGGCCGCGAGCGAGGATTCCACTGCGTTTTTCGGCGCTGACCCTGGCTCACCGGTGCTGACGAAGGATTTGGTCGTGGGGGCCCGATTGGGCAACTATGAAGTGCTCAGTGAAATCGGGCGCGGCGGAATGGGGAGGGTCTATCGAGCTGCGGAGGTCTCCACTCGCCGTGTCGTGGCGCTGAAGGTGATTGGAGCCGGATCGGCCGCCGATTCGACTCAAGTGCGTCGATTTCAGACCGAGGCTCAAGCGGCTGCCCAACTCCACCACCCCAACATCGTGACCATCCATGAGGTTGGCTTTTGTGACGGGGTCTGGTTCTTCAGCATGGACCTGATCGACGGCCAACCGCTCTCGACCCGCTTGGCCGGTGCGTTCCTTCCCTCCGGTGTGGAGGTGAAGGCAGGAACTCGGGTGAATGGGTCTCTGGGAGATTCTTTCTCCCTCGTGCAGTTCTGCAAAATCGTGCGCGCGGTCCACTATGCTCATGAGCACGGGGTGCTGCATCGGGACTTGAAGCCGGCCAACATTCTGGTGGATTCTGACGGCGAGCCGCATCTCATCGACTTCGGGTTGGCCAAGGTGCTGATTCAGGATGGCAGTCTCACGCGCACAGCCGATGTTATGGGCTCTCCGAGCTACATGGCACCCGAGCAAGCATGCGGGAAGGGGTCATCGATAGCCACGGATGTCTATGGTTTGGGAGCGATTCTGTATGAGCTGCTCACTGGACAACCTCCTTTTCGAGCGGAGTCACCGGTGCAGACGCTGCGCGAGGTCATCGAGCAGGCACCGTTGCACCCAACGGCCATCCGACCCCAGGTGAATACGTTTCTCGCGCTCATCTGCCTGCGATGTCTGGAGAAGGATCCGCGTCATCGCTATCCCTCGGCATTGGCGCTGGCCGAGGATCTCGAGCGCTGGGAAAGCGGTGAGCCCATCCTGACCAAGCCGCAGACGTTGTTGGTCCGATCGGCGCGCTGGGCTCGGCGGAACCCACTGCTAGCCTCGTTCATGCTCACGTTGGTCCTGGGATTCACGGCTACATCGGTCTTGTTGATCCAGGTAAATCGGGAGAAAAACAAGCAAGCGTTGCTCGCCACGGAGCTCAAGTTCGCCAACCGGGAGTCCACGCGTTTGCTGGCTCGTGCCGTCGGGATGGTCAGCGAGAATCTCGAGACCTTGTGGTCGAATGGTGAGCGCAACTCCATGCTGGTGGGATCCGATGAGATCGCAGCCATCGCCAATCGACCGGTCGCGGTAACTTCAAGCAAGCTGGCTCCAGCCCGCTACGTCCTGGGTTTGATGGCCGAGGACTCGCCGACGGGCCGCGCTCAGCGTTACGCCGATCTGCTGGCCTATCTTGAGCAGCAACTCGAGTTGCGGGTGGGGCGTCCGGCGAGGGTGGACGTCCGATTTTATAAATACCTTGGTGACTGTCGTGCCGATTTGTGCGCTGGAAAGCTCGATTTTGTTCGGTGCGGTGCGTTGCCCTTCCTTCGCTCCCGGCAACAGGTGCCCGGATTGCAGCCCATCGCGGTGCCAGTCACCGATCCGAAGCTCGCGGTGCTCTTCACCCGCGCCGGCTCGGAGATCCGATCTCTTGCCGACCTCAAAGGACGTCGGGTGGCGTTTGGTGAGACCAACTCCACCGTCAGCTTCCGGGCTCAGATCGAATTGGCGCGCCGGGGAATCGATGCCGCGCAACTCGGGGGTTACGACTTTCTGGATTCCAGCCTGGAGTTTGGCGAGGAGGTTCGCGAACTGGGGTTTGAGGAGGCGATTCGCCGCATCGGATACCTGCATAGCCACGCTCAGGTCATCGAGGGCGTGCTGAGCGGACGCTACGATGCCGGGGTTGCCGCCTTCCGAGCCTTCCAAATCAATCACAGTCGCGGCCTTGCCGCCATTTCTGACAGTGAGTTTGTGAGCAGTCGATCCATGTGGGTCGCCCGGGCTGGCTTGGAGGAGCGGGTGGTGAATGGCCTACGGGAGGCGCTGACTTCGCTGCGCGGGGAGCCCTGGATGGCACTGCTGCCCGATCATCCGGTGGGCTTTGAGCTGATGACGCCCGCCACGTTCTCATTGGAGGAAAGCTGGCTGTCGCGAATCGGTGATTCCTTTCCCTTCAAACCTTCTCCCCCGGCTCGCGTGTTGTCCGACTCAGCGCGACGTTAACGATGCGGCCTGGAATCGTCAGTGACAGAGCATGCTGGTTCCGAAATCGAACCGCTCTGCAGCCTTGGGTGGTGGCCGCCGTTCTGTTCAGCCTTGCCCTTTTTCCGCAAGCTTCGGCGCAACTGGCCATCACGGAAGTGATGTCGGACGCCTCCGAAGCGGTCCTTCCGAAACGGCCGGATTTTTGGGAATTGACCAACTTTGGATCCACGCGAATCGACTTGAGCGCGTACCGGTGGAGCGACAGCGCCGGGTTTGAGGCGGCAGAGCCTCACTTTTTTCAGGGAAAGAGCATCGGCCCCGGTGAGTCGATCATCCTGGTGCGCAGCAACGTGGTGACAACGTTGTTTCCTCAACAGTTTTACGACTGGTGGGGAGTGGGAAACCTTCCACAGCCGCTGCAAGTGCTGTTCTATCGCGGCCCCGGGTTCAGTCAGGAGTATGATGCGGTTCAGTTGTGGAAAGTGACCGCTTTGGCCACCAGCTTGGTGGATCGCGTTGAGTTCTACTCCGCAGCACCGGGTGCCACCCATACCTACGATCCAGAGACGGGCCTGCTTGATTCTTTAAGCCGAGTGGGGCAACGGGGTGCGTTTCGCGCTGCGGGGGGACTCGACGTCGGGTCTCCGGGCCGCACCATGGGCCCGGTGCCGCTGAGAATTCTGCAAGCCCCAGCCTCGGTCGAAGTGGATGCCGGAGCCCCCGTGGCATTTTCTGTCAGCGCATTGGGCATGCCGAAACCGCGGTATCAGTGGCGTCGGAACAACGTGCCCATTGCGGGGGCGAACGAGAGCCAACTGACCATCCCCCACGCTGTCGCCGCCTCGGCTGGGCTGTACACCGTGGAAATGAACAATGATGTGGAAACATTGCTGAGCGCTCCAGCCGAGCTTCGAGTGAGCACCGCGCTTTCCTGTGCTCGAGTGATCCGTGGACCGGAGGACCTGGAACTCACTCCCCGGCAGGACGCAGTGTTTTCAGTGCTGGCGCGAGGGTTTCCCCTGCCGACCTATCAATGGAGGTTCAATGGGGCTGCTATTCCAGGCGCCACCAATGCCGTCTTTGCCTTGCCCTTCGTGAGTCCAGGGATGAGCGGGGTGGTCTCGGTGGAAGTAGCCAACTTTCTTTGTTCGACCAGCGCCGTCGCCCGTCTTCGGGTGGTGGACCCTCCCGACCTGCGGGTGACGGAAGTGATGGCGGCCGCTTCCACCAACAACGCGCTGCACCGACATGGGGATTGGTGGGAGTTGACGAATTTCGAGTCTAATCGCGTGTCCCTTCAAGGCTACCGTTTCGACGATACACCCGGGGTGATTGCCGGAGCGGTCGTGATCACCAACGCCATCTGGGTGGAACCTGGCGAATCAATACTGTTTGTTTCTGACCTTTCCCGGCAGGACTTTCTCAACTGGTGGGGAGCCGAGAACCTTCCTCCCGGGGTGCAAATCGTTTCCTTTGCAGGCAACTCTTTCGATGCCTTGGGGGATTCCTTGTATCTGTGGAATGCGACGGCGACTTCGCGGGATGACGTGATCGTCAGCCTGTCCTTCGTGAACGATACGCGCGGCGTCAGCTTATGGTTTGATCCGGTGTTGGCTGAGTTTGGTGAGCTAAGCATTGAAGGTCAGCGTGGCGCCTTTCGAGCCGTCGCGGGCGACGATATCGGATCGCCAGGTTGGATCACCGCGCCGCCCCCGCGAGTGCTTCAACCCCGCCTGATCTCCATCGTTCCGGAAGGAGAAAGTGTGACCGTCACGTGGACGTCCCAAGCGGGATACCTTTATTCCCTCGAATACTGTGACGACTTGAGCCAGGCGGACTGGATTCCTCTGCTGTCGTTGCTCGCTGAAGGAGTCTCGCTTAAAGCCACGGATGGGGATGCGCGGGGAGGGCTGCGCTTTTATCGAGTCATCGCCAACTTGCCATCGCCATGAACCCAGTTCGTTCCCAGTGCACAGTGCCGAACAGGGGCTTCACCTTGATCGAGTTATTGGTGGTTGTAGTTATCATAGGCGTGCTGGCTTCGCTGTTGCTGCCGGCGCTGACTCGTGCAAAAGCGCGCGCTCATGAGATCTCCTGTGTCAACCGAATGCGGCAATGGACCGTCGCTCTGACGATGTACGCCGCGGAGAGCGAGGATCGGCTGCCGCGGGAGAGTTTCATTCCGGGTGGCACGGTTCTGAATCTGTGGGCTCAGGTGAGGCATCCTCTGGCGGCCGATGTCTGGTACAATGCGTTGCCGCGGCTTATTGACCAGCCTGAGGCGGCCGACTTTGCCCCTTCGGCGGTCCGCGGCGACTTTTACCGGCGCGAGCGTTTGATGCATTGTCCCTCGGCCACCTTCCCCTCCGGTGCGGCGAAGGATCAGGTGACTTTTTTCTCAGTCGCCATGAACTCCAAGCTGGTTCGACCCAGTTCGCCCGGGCTGGTCATGTTGGGCTCGGTGGTGCGGCCTTCGTCGACGGTGGCCTTTCTGGACAACCGCCTGCCCGACGAACCGAAGGTTCATCCCGGACAAATTGATCAGGACCTGGGGCAGCCGAGTGCCTACGCTTCAAGATTTGTCACCCGGCATCAGCAGCGGGGAACCCTTAGTTTCCTGGACGGCCACGTGGAAACGAAGCGAGGCTCGGAGGTGGTAGAGGGTGGTTACGCGATTCTGCCTCAAACGAGCCTGGTCTGGACTACCGATCCGAAGTCGGATCCCAACTTGAACTATTGATGCAACCAGTCTTTTTCCAGCGAGTGTGTCGGGTTTTGGTCCGTGATGTCGTATGGAAGAGTGAGAACCATTTCGAAATCATTTTATGAAACGTCCCTTACCCTGTGCGTGTTTCCTCCTCGTTGCGGTGATCGCTTGGCTGGCCGCTTCCACGAAAGTGGGCGCGGCGGATTGTGTCAGCGTGACCCCGCCCATTCGGATCGGAAGCTACGGATCCGCGTGCTTCGATGCCTCGGGTTTCCTGGTTGCTGGCCAGTTGCCGGGGGGGAATCCGTGTGAGTACCGTGGGTTTCTCGTGTTCAATGTCCCTCCCTCCGAGCTTCCCTATGTTTCCGCTGAGTTGCGGGTGTCCATCCATTCCGCGACGGCACCTTCAGGGGGCGAGAGCATCGAGCTGCGTCCCGTGGTCACGCCGCTGGACCTTCTGATCAACCTCTCGGGCGACCGTGCCCAGACCTTTTCCGATCTGGCGGACGGAGAACTTCTGGGGAGTCGCGATTTCGTGGCGCAGCCTCCCTCCTTCGACGGACTCGGCGCTGATCTGCAAGTGGCAATCCCACTGACGGAGGCCGGCCTGGCCTGGATCAACGCGGCTCGCGGCCGGAGTGTTGCCGTCGGGGTTTCGGTTCCCGTGAAGGTGGGCGCGACCGACGTCCTGGGGGGCGTTCGGTTCATGGATTCGCTCAACCGCCATGGGCTGGTTTTGAACCGAAGCGACGCGCAGGCTCCCCAAGTGTTCTCATTGGAGACCGGCACGCGCGTCCATGCGGGTGGCACCAAGTCGCTGTCGGTGGTGGCCTGCGGTCGAGCACCCTTGACCACCCAGTGGTATAAGGATGGAGTTGCCCTTCCGGGAGAGACCCAGGGCATCCTTTCCTTCAA of Verrucomicrobiales bacterium contains these proteins:
- a CDS encoding sigma-70 family RNA polymerase sigma factor; the encoded protein is MQDITQLLRATERGDVHAAEALLVEVYQELRRTAAYKMAGGPAGQTLQPTALVHEAWLRLGPPGERRWDNRGHFFAAAAEAMRNILIDKARRRRRIRHGGEQDRVEFDELELVAPEADERMLQVHDALDQLAGMDPIKAEVVKLRFFVGFTDREVAEALGLSERTVERHWAYAKAWLIQAIRESA
- a CDS encoding protein kinase → MTSKRRMEDGRMMSRDTSESASVEEALFHAARLLPDRTAREAFLAAACQGRSELRGRVEGLLAASEDSTAFFGADPGSPVLTKDLVVGARLGNYEVLSEIGRGGMGRVYRAAEVSTRRVVALKVIGAGSAADSTQVRRFQTEAQAAAQLHHPNIVTIHEVGFCDGVWFFSMDLIDGQPLSTRLAGAFLPSGVEVKAGTRVNGSLGDSFSLVQFCKIVRAVHYAHEHGVLHRDLKPANILVDSDGEPHLIDFGLAKVLIQDGSLTRTADVMGSPSYMAPEQACGKGSSIATDVYGLGAILYELLTGQPPFRAESPVQTLREVIEQAPLHPTAIRPQVNTFLALICLRCLEKDPRHRYPSALALAEDLERWESGEPILTKPQTLLVRSARWARRNPLLASFMLTLVLGFTATSVLLIQVNREKNKQALLATELKFANRESTRLLARAVGMVSENLETLWSNGERNSMLVGSDEIAAIANRPVAVTSSKLAPARYVLGLMAEDSPTGRAQRYADLLAYLEQQLELRVGRPARVDVRFYKYLGDCRADLCAGKLDFVRCGALPFLRSRQQVPGLQPIAVPVTDPKLAVLFTRAGSEIRSLADLKGRRVAFGETNSTVSFRAQIELARRGIDAAQLGGYDFLDSSLEFGEEVRELGFEEAIRRIGYLHSHAQVIEGVLSGRYDAGVAAFRAFQINHSRGLAAISDSEFVSSRSMWVARAGLEERVVNGLREALTSLRGEPWMALLPDHPVGFELMTPATFSLEESWLSRIGDSFPFKPSPPARVLSDSARR
- a CDS encoding prepilin-type N-terminal cleavage/methylation domain-containing protein — its product is MNPVRSQCTVPNRGFTLIELLVVVVIIGVLASLLLPALTRAKARAHEISCVNRMRQWTVALTMYAAESEDRLPRESFIPGGTVLNLWAQVRHPLAADVWYNALPRLIDQPEAADFAPSAVRGDFYRRERLMHCPSATFPSGAAKDQVTFFSVAMNSKLVRPSSPGLVMLGSVVRPSSTVAFLDNRLPDEPKVHPGQIDQDLGQPSAYASRFVTRHQQRGTLSFLDGHVETKRGSEVVEGGYAILPQTSLVWTTDPKSDPNLNY
- a CDS encoding lamin tail domain-containing protein translates to MRPGIVSDRACWFRNRTALQPWVVAAVLFSLALFPQASAQLAITEVMSDASEAVLPKRPDFWELTNFGSTRIDLSAYRWSDSAGFEAAEPHFFQGKSIGPGESIILVRSNVVTTLFPQQFYDWWGVGNLPQPLQVLFYRGPGFSQEYDAVQLWKVTALATSLVDRVEFYSAAPGATHTYDPETGLLDSLSRVGQRGAFRAAGGLDVGSPGRTMGPVPLRILQAPASVEVDAGAPVAFSVSALGMPKPRYQWRRNNVPIAGANESQLTIPHAVAASAGLYTVEMNNDVETLLSAPAELRVSTALSCARVIRGPEDLELTPRQDAVFSVLARGFPLPTYQWRFNGAAIPGATNAVFALPFVSPGMSGVVSVEVANFLCSTSAVARLRVVDPPDLRVTEVMAAASTNNALHRHGDWWELTNFESNRVSLQGYRFDDTPGVIAGAVVITNAIWVEPGESILFVSDLSRQDFLNWWGAENLPPGVQIVSFAGNSFDALGDSLYLWNATATSRDDVIVSLSFVNDTRGVSLWFDPVLAEFGELSIEGQRGAFRAVAGDDIGSPGWITAPPPRVLQPRLISIVPEGESVTVTWTSQAGYLYSLEYCDDLSQADWIPLLSLLAEGVSLKATDGDARGGLRFYRVIANLPSP